In Paenibacillus sp. BIC5C1, a genomic segment contains:
- the rfbD gene encoding dTDP-4-dehydrorhamnose reductase, giving the protein MKVLVTGANGQLGRDVVLLLEKEGHSVLACDRDQMDITNQAQCNDVISSYHPEAVIHCAAYTAVDVAETDIDSAYKVNAVGTRNIAVAAERTGAKLIYISTDYVFDGNSLSPYQEYDDTNPQSVYGKSKRAGELLVQSLSSKWFVVRTSWVYGLYGNNFVKTMLKLGQEKPKLQVVHDQKGSPTYTVDLARFILELMQTEMYGVYHASNSDTCTWYEFTQAIFEEARSVGGISIQAQLEPCTTEQFPRPAPRPQNSVMDHLAIRTNGLADLRPWREGLREFISLLAK; this is encoded by the coding sequence ATGAAGGTTTTGGTTACAGGAGCAAACGGGCAACTGGGACGGGATGTCGTTCTTCTTTTGGAGAAGGAGGGGCATTCTGTTCTTGCTTGTGATCGGGATCAGATGGATATAACCAATCAGGCACAGTGTAATGACGTCATTTCCTCCTATCATCCTGAAGCGGTCATTCATTGTGCAGCTTATACAGCCGTAGATGTAGCGGAAACGGATATTGATAGTGCTTATAAGGTGAATGCGGTAGGAACACGCAATATTGCTGTAGCAGCAGAAAGAACTGGAGCTAAACTTATCTATATTAGTACGGACTATGTATTTGATGGCAACTCATTAAGTCCCTATCAGGAATATGATGATACGAATCCGCAAAGTGTGTATGGCAAGTCCAAACGAGCAGGAGAATTACTGGTACAGTCGTTGTCCTCCAAATGGTTTGTTGTGCGTACTTCTTGGGTTTATGGACTGTACGGGAATAATTTTGTCAAAACGATGCTGAAATTAGGTCAGGAAAAACCAAAGTTACAGGTGGTACATGACCAAAAAGGGTCACCTACGTATACCGTTGATTTGGCACGATTTATCCTAGAGCTTATGCAAACAGAAATGTATGGGGTATATCATGCTTCGAACAGCGATACTTGTACATGGTATGAATTCACCCAGGCTATCTTTGAGGAAGCACGGAGTGTTGGGGGGATATCCATTCAAGCACAATTGGAGCCTTGTACGACAGAGCAGTTCCCCAGACCAGCTCCAAGGCCGCAAAATTCGGTAATGGACCATCTAGCCATTCGAACTAATGGTTTGGCGGATCTCCGCCCATGGCGGGAGGGCCTGCGTGAATTTATTAGCTTATTGGCAAAATAG
- the rfbC gene encoding dTDP-4-dehydrorhamnose 3,5-epimerase produces MKITPSKLNGACLIEPVVHGDHRGFFMESYNEQLMNQQGINYHFIQDNQSLSAQPSVLRGLHYQLNPKAQTKLIRVISGVIYDVIVDIRQGSPTFGQWEGFILSEHNHRQLLVPKGFAHGFCTLVPNTQVLYKVDEYYSPENDRGILWSDPALGIDWPTSSPTLSDKDQRHPLLQDAEINFNFEVK; encoded by the coding sequence TTGAAAATCACTCCTTCCAAGCTGAATGGCGCCTGTTTGATTGAACCGGTGGTTCATGGGGATCACCGGGGTTTTTTTATGGAAAGTTACAATGAGCAGCTTATGAATCAACAAGGAATTAACTACCACTTTATTCAGGATAACCAATCCCTATCTGCTCAGCCCAGTGTACTGCGCGGATTGCACTACCAACTTAATCCCAAAGCGCAAACGAAGTTAATTCGGGTTATCTCGGGTGTGATTTACGATGTTATCGTGGACATTCGTCAAGGATCTCCTACCTTCGGACAGTGGGAGGGTTTCATCTTGAGTGAACATAATCACCGTCAGTTACTGGTACCCAAAGGATTTGCTCATGGCTTTTGTACACTGGTACCAAACACCCAAGTCTTGTACAAAGTGGACGAATACTATTCCCCGGAGAACGACCGCGGCATATTATGGAGTGACCCGGCTCTTGGAATTGATTGGCCTACATCTAGTCCAACTTTGTCAGATAAGGACCAAAGACATCCTTTACTTCAAGATGCGGAGATCAATTTCAATTTCGAAGTGAAGTAA
- a CDS encoding glycosyltransferase family 2 protein: protein MNKSKVCIMLSTYNGVKYIDEQMESLLAQYEVDVQINIRDDGSSDGTVQKLNEYAKSHPDQIRVIEGKNLGVIGSFFELMCQTEPVYDFYAFCDQDDVWKQDKLIRAVTKLKSRQSNIPLMYCSSTQMVDQDLNHINVWPTLPPKALSMYNAIVENCCVGCTIVINPVAFKQVRASIPSDLTQVIMHDWWIYLYVSAFGVVIFDEEPMIQYRQHQNNVLGGSSEGWIAKWKNRWSRFVNGKNHFILSKQAKMFLHLNKDQLSAQQLKDIQCFLNQLDSPWIKRIKYASQMPFYRHASLDNLVLKLIYVLKKV, encoded by the coding sequence GTGAATAAATCTAAAGTATGCATTATGCTTTCTACATATAACGGAGTAAAGTACATTGATGAACAGATGGAAAGTCTTCTCGCACAATATGAGGTGGACGTCCAGATTAATATTAGGGATGATGGCTCATCTGATGGAACTGTACAAAAATTAAACGAATATGCCAAGTCTCATCCGGACCAAATCCGAGTTATTGAAGGTAAAAACTTGGGCGTGATCGGGAGTTTTTTTGAACTGATGTGCCAAACGGAGCCTGTATATGATTTTTACGCTTTTTGTGATCAGGATGACGTGTGGAAGCAGGATAAACTTATTAGGGCAGTAACTAAACTAAAGTCGAGACAATCAAACATACCACTTATGTATTGTTCTTCTACACAGATGGTAGATCAGGATCTAAACCATATAAATGTGTGGCCTACACTCCCTCCGAAGGCGCTAAGCATGTATAATGCCATAGTCGAAAACTGCTGCGTAGGCTGTACTATAGTCATCAATCCTGTCGCTTTTAAGCAAGTTAGGGCTAGCATTCCTTCCGATCTAACTCAGGTTATTATGCATGATTGGTGGATCTATCTTTATGTTAGTGCATTTGGTGTGGTCATTTTTGATGAAGAGCCGATGATCCAGTATCGACAACACCAAAATAATGTTTTGGGTGGGAGCAGCGAAGGATGGATCGCGAAATGGAAAAATAGATGGAGTCGATTCGTGAATGGTAAAAATCATTTTATATTAAGCAAACAAGCAAAGATGTTCCTACATCTTAATAAAGATCAATTATCTGCTCAGCAACTAAAGGATATACAGTGCTTTTTAAACCAACTGGATAGCCCTTGGATAAAACGTATTAAATATGCGTCCCAAATGCCCTTTTATCGTCATGCTTCTCTTGATAACCTTGTTCTTAAGCTCATATATGTCTTGAAAAAGGTATAA
- a CDS encoding CDP-glycerol glycerophosphotransferase family protein — protein sequence MEALLIKKIIRLLGNVFIIPIYFLSILIPKNKNIWVFGSWFGMRYSDNSRYVFEHVLKHEKNLRPIWLSHNKSVIQLLRNKNFEAYPINSIKGFWYTCRASAAIFSVNLSDINQLGSRKLLKVQLWHGIPLKKIVYDDNYENIQKNKIVQILKKIKSLLFPFKEVIGSWDVVMSTSPLVSTIFKSAFRLEDDRIAVTGTPRADFLLCPSQIHPIIFKETESKEKQHLRIAYFPTHRNDSKALIDFIYKISVLENFLTDHNAVLYIKLHYYNLSHINPSLIQNSNIIILQEEDCPDINELLPFVDILITDYSSVYFDYLLLDRPMIFLPFDLKDYQAVNRELYGDYNELTPGPKCYTWEEVMVQLEGLIRDHDNYIKIRTEFKHQYHTYQDTKNSQRVVDVVKQYINTQ from the coding sequence GTGGAGGCCCTTTTGATAAAAAAAATAATTAGACTACTAGGAAACGTTTTTATTATACCGATATACTTTCTGTCAATACTAATCCCAAAAAACAAGAATATTTGGGTGTTTGGCTCTTGGTTTGGAATGAGATACTCTGATAACAGTAGATATGTTTTTGAGCATGTCCTTAAGCATGAGAAAAACCTCAGGCCAATCTGGTTATCGCATAATAAATCAGTAATCCAGTTACTGAGAAATAAAAATTTCGAGGCGTACCCTATAAATTCAATCAAGGGCTTCTGGTACACATGCAGAGCCAGTGCAGCCATATTTAGTGTCAACTTGTCTGATATTAATCAACTAGGATCAAGAAAATTGTTAAAAGTACAACTTTGGCATGGTATACCATTAAAAAAGATTGTTTACGATGACAATTATGAAAATATTCAAAAAAACAAGATTGTTCAAATATTAAAAAAAATAAAATCTCTACTCTTTCCTTTTAAAGAAGTTATTGGGAGTTGGGATGTCGTAATGTCTACTAGCCCTTTAGTTTCGACTATATTTAAATCCGCATTTAGGCTTGAAGATGACCGTATAGCTGTAACAGGTACTCCTCGAGCTGACTTTTTGCTCTGTCCGTCTCAAATACACCCAATAATATTTAAAGAAACAGAGTCAAAGGAAAAGCAACATCTGAGAATTGCATATTTCCCTACACATAGAAATGACTCAAAAGCATTAATAGATTTCATTTATAAGATAAGTGTGTTAGAAAACTTTCTGACTGATCATAATGCAGTCCTATATATTAAATTACATTACTATAACTTATCCCATATTAACCCTTCATTGATCCAAAATAGTAATATTATCATTCTTCAAGAAGAAGACTGCCCAGATATTAATGAGCTTCTTCCATTTGTTGATATTCTTATTACTGACTATTCTAGTGTTTATTTTGATTATCTTCTCCTTGATCGTCCAATGATTTTTCTCCCATTCGATCTTAAAGATTATCAGGCAGTTAATCGCGAACTCTATGGAGATTACAATGAACTTACTCCAGGACCTAAATGTTACACATGGGAAGAGGTTATGGTTCAATTAGAAGGATTGATCAGGGATCATGACAATTATATTAAGATTAGAACAGAATTCAAACATCAATACCATACGTATCAAGATACAAAAAATTCCCAGAGAGTCGTTGATGTTGTAAAACAATACATTAATACTCAATAA
- a CDS encoding sugar phosphate nucleotidyltransferase — MKAVILAGGTGSRLFPLTKVTNKHLLPVGKYPMIFHSAYKLKQAGLTDIMVITGKEHMGDVVNLLGSGSDIGVSFTYRVQDEAGGIAQALGLAEQFTGNDQMVVILGDNVFEDDITEYVTNFREQNSGAKILIQEVTDPHRFGVPELHGDRIVSIEEKPQKPKSKYAVTGIYMFDSEVFKIIKTLKPSARGELEITDVNNAYIERGNLTYDILKGWWTDAGTHTSLARANELAQNIVFGDEFGKLKL, encoded by the coding sequence ATGAAAGCCGTAATTCTTGCAGGCGGGACAGGCTCCCGCCTTTTTCCTTTAACAAAGGTAACTAATAAACACCTGCTTCCTGTGGGCAAGTATCCGATGATCTTCCATTCCGCATATAAATTAAAACAAGCTGGCCTTACCGACATCATGGTGATTACCGGCAAAGAACATATGGGGGATGTCGTTAATCTGCTCGGTAGCGGAAGCGATATAGGTGTCTCATTCACATATCGAGTTCAAGATGAAGCAGGAGGAATAGCTCAAGCGCTTGGATTGGCAGAACAATTTACAGGTAATGACCAAATGGTGGTCATTCTGGGTGATAACGTGTTCGAGGACGACATTACAGAGTATGTGACCAATTTCCGGGAGCAAAACTCCGGAGCAAAAATATTGATACAAGAAGTCACCGATCCTCATCGCTTCGGAGTGCCCGAGTTACATGGCGATCGCATCGTATCCATTGAAGAAAAACCTCAAAAACCCAAAAGCAAATATGCGGTAACAGGCATATATATGTTTGATAGTGAAGTCTTTAAGATCATCAAGACATTAAAGCCTTCTGCAAGAGGCGAATTGGAAATCACAGACGTAAACAATGCGTACATTGAACGAGGAAATCTAACCTACGATATACTTAAGGGTTGGTGGACGGACGCAGGTACTCACACGTCGTTGGCACGGGCCAATGAATTGGCGCAAAATATTGTTTTCGGAGATGAGTTCGGGAAGTTAAAGTTATAG
- the rfbB gene encoding dTDP-glucose 4,6-dehydratase: MKLLVTGGAGFIGSNFVMYMLDQHPDYEIINVDALTYAGNLENLKSLESNARHTFVKADITDAAEMDRLIGQNVDVVVNFAAESHVDRSILEPDVFVRTNVNGTQALLEAARKHNIAKFVQVSTDEVYGSLGPTGLFTEETPLQPNSPYSASKAGGDLLVRAYHETFGLPVNITRCSNNYGPYQFPEKLIPLMISRALADEALPVYGDGLNIRDWLYVEDHCSAIDLVIHQGINGEVYNIGGNNERTNVHIVKTILEQLGKPESLIKYVQDRPGHDRRYGIDPAKTMSELGWKPKHTFETGIKETIQWYLDNKEWWTRIQSGVYQQYYAKQYGSRLGDVK; the protein is encoded by the coding sequence ATGAAACTGCTCGTTACCGGCGGGGCCGGTTTTATTGGAAGTAATTTTGTGATGTATATGCTGGACCAGCATCCTGATTACGAAATCATCAATGTGGATGCGCTGACGTATGCAGGCAACTTGGAAAACTTGAAGTCACTTGAAAGCAACGCACGTCATACCTTTGTCAAAGCAGATATTACAGATGCTGCTGAGATGGATCGCCTAATCGGCCAAAATGTGGACGTTGTCGTTAACTTTGCAGCCGAATCTCATGTGGATCGCAGCATTTTGGAACCAGATGTGTTTGTACGGACTAACGTTAATGGTACGCAAGCGTTACTGGAGGCTGCTAGAAAACACAATATCGCCAAGTTTGTTCAAGTATCGACGGATGAGGTGTATGGCTCGCTTGGTCCTACAGGTCTATTTACGGAAGAGACACCACTACAACCTAACAGTCCTTATTCGGCATCTAAAGCAGGTGGAGACCTGCTTGTGCGTGCATATCATGAGACTTTTGGTTTGCCCGTGAATATCACACGCTGTTCCAACAATTACGGTCCTTACCAGTTTCCTGAGAAACTGATCCCTCTGATGATTTCACGTGCCCTTGCTGATGAAGCCTTACCTGTATATGGAGATGGGTTGAACATCCGGGACTGGCTTTATGTTGAAGACCACTGTAGCGCCATTGATTTGGTAATTCATCAAGGGATTAATGGTGAGGTTTACAACATTGGTGGCAATAATGAAAGAACCAACGTGCACATTGTGAAAACCATTTTGGAGCAGCTTGGTAAGCCGGAATCCCTAATCAAATACGTGCAGGACCGTCCCGGGCATGACCGCAGATATGGCATTGATCCGGCCAAAACGATGTCTGAACTAGGCTGGAAACCAAAGCATACGTTTGAAACTGGGATCAAGGAGACTATTCAATGGTATCTGGATAACAAGGAATGGTGGACTCGTATTCAGTCGGGAGTCTATCAACAGTACTATGCCAAGCAATATGGCTCTCGATTGGGAGACGTGAAGTAA